The following DNA comes from Triplophysa dalaica isolate WHDGS20190420 chromosome 5, ASM1584641v1, whole genome shotgun sequence.
AGATGAGTGATGTGTGACATTGGATTAAATTTCTCCTTTAGTGTGTGTTGATAAGAAAAGAATGTAGTGCAATGTCTTTATTGTCATGacaaatattgtatattataatttttaaagaacacaacTTATATCACCCTATTCAATAAACTTCACCTCCTTCATCTCTTTATCTGCCTTGAGATTGAAGTAGTTTAAACATGTGACAGAgttaattaaactttaaatgataatcaGGAAACACTTTCCTGTATGAGAAGTAGAGATGTAACATAACGTTATAATTAACGTAAATAACCCCAAAAATGTatagtctgtcatcatttactcaaccacaGGTTGTTCCTCCagtttatatttctttgttctgatgaacatgatggaagatatttggaagaatgttttttgCTTTCCAAAAAgcatcctttgtgtttagccTAGTGTcagttttggaacaatctgatggtaagtaaatgatgacaatatttttatttttggatgaactatcactcattatatcaaaactgttgtgcGTCACACAGCATCTGTGAGGAGAGGAGAAAGAGGGGGTTGGGCTTTGAGTTTGGAGGGAAGTTGGCTGATTGGTCTTAATGTTTTACCGTCTCCGACCAATAGTCGACAAGCCGAGGGTTTCAAATAGTGAGAACTGCAGCGCTTAAgcttcatctttctttcttacatAGTAAGTAAACCACCACAGCTGAAGAAAATGAGCGGCAGAGGCAAAACCGGCGGTAAAGCGAGAGCTAAGGCCAAGACTCGCTCCTCTAGAGCTGGACTTCAGTTCCCCGTGGGCCGCGTCCACAGACTCCTCCGTAAAGGCAACTATGCGCATCGTGTGGGTGCTGGTGCCCCAGTGTATCTGGCCGCCGTGCTCGAGTATCTGACCGCTGAGATCCTTGAGTTGGCCGGAAACGCCGCTCGTGACAACAAGAAGACTCGCATCATCCCCCGTCACCTGCAGCTGGCGGTGCGCAACGACGAGGAGCTGAACAAACTTCTGGGCAGAGTGACCATCGCTCAGGGCGGCGTTCTGCCCAACATCCAGGCCGTGCTGCTGCCTAAGAAGACCGAGAAGCCCGCCAAGACCAAGTAAACGGGCGACTGTTCGTTTCaaaccaaaggctcttttaagagccacccacttCACCGATAAGAGAGCGATGCGATTCCTGTGTCTCCCTGCCGGTTAATTACAGATTAAAACTGCACATTCTGCTTTCAATTCATAAACCTGTATTGGATTATTACTGGTCTGAGACGACAAACCGAGTCTAATGTTCAGTCAAACAGCTGAAGAATGTTTTTAGTCTCCCGAGTCATGTATAACCGGCTCTCATATATAGAAGTTGAGCGCTTGTgtcagtaaatgtgttcatgcTGCACTTGTGATGAGATGTGGAGAAAGATAATCTTTTTATCGTGACGTCACGTTTGTTGATCTGCAAAAGTTGCAAATTTCTGTTCAGATAAAATGACACGAGTATAAAATAAAGAAGTCAGGAGAAATATTTATAGTTcaattttattctgtttcttataaaatcttaaaagtcACGCTTCTTTGTACATTAGATTATGTTGTACTCGGGTAGAATAGAACAACgccgaggtcatgggttcgatctcaggggattaaacactcagaaacaaatgtataagataatgtGATGTACGTCACTatggataaaatcatctgctaaatgcataaatgtatatttaatgattTACTGAAGGAGCggtgaggaaaataaaaaagtgacatGTCACTAGCACCGCCCTCGCACGCGTCTGTTTCAAATAGGTCCTGTAGGTAAATACAAAACGTATCCGCTGTCCTTTTTGAAAGCATAACGTTTGTATCTGTACTCTCGAACATCATGTCTGGAAGAGGTAAAGGCGGAAAGGGACTCGGAAAAGGAGGCGCGAAGCGTCATCGCAAAGTTTTGCGTGATAACATCCAGGGCATCACCAAACCTGCCATCCGTCGTCTTGCTCGTCGCGGCGGAGTGAAACGTATCTCCGGTCTCATCTACGAGGAGACTCGCGGTGTGTTGAAGGTGTTTCTGGAGAACGTTATCCGTGATGCCGTCACCTACACCGAGCACGCCAAGAGAAAGACCGTCACCGCCATGGACGTCGTGTACGCGCTGAAACGACAGGGACGCACTCTGTACGGCTTCGGAGGTTAAAAGCGTTTATTCTGAAGttaaacattgaacacaacggctcttttaagagccacacactGTCTCACTCGAAGAGATGAATTTCAGAAGTTATATCATCAAACGAAATGCTGTGAAAGTTTTATTATCCTGGTTTTGTTTCTGTGATCTCGTTCTTTATTAACTGATGAGATTAATCTGTTGTGTTAAACGCTTCTCTCGCTCGAAGAAGAAACTCAATCATATCAACTATATAAACGTAAACACGCCCAAAGCTGCTGAATAAAGCATAAAAGGGTGAAATGATTTTCTGATCGAACTCTTTAAGTGACTTTGATGACACGATGACGTAATTCTTTTCTAGTGTAGagttaatacagaaataaacgtgttattttaattcaaattcgATAAAGAGCGGGAAGTGCAAACAAAGGAAACTGAATCGCTTGTGGGAGGGTCACCTTCAAACACGAGACTGTGGGCGGGAAACACTTTCATTGGCTCTCTATCCGACCCGTCAAACTATGAGCTgaccaataaacacattttatgggtTCGGCCGACTAAGACACGCAATCAGACAACAGGCTCCGTGAcaataaacatttgcatgtgagagtgaataaataccaCAGCGACGAGACTCTTCAACATTCAGCATTTTCTCATCTGTGAAGAAGCATCATGCCTGAACCAGCCAAACCCGCGCCCAAGAAGGGCTCTAAGAAGGCCGTCACCAAGACCGCCGTTAAGGGAGGAAAGAAGCGCAGAAAGTCCAGGAAGGAGAGTTACGCCATCTACGTGTACAAAGTGCTCAAGCAGGTCCACCCCGACACCGGCATCTCTTCCAAGGCGATGGGCATCATGAACTCTTTCGTCAACGACATTTTCGAGCGCATCGCCAGTGAGTCGTCTCGTCTCGCGCACTACAACAAGCGCTCCACCATCACGtcgagagagatccagaccgcCGTGCGTCTGCTGTTGCCCGGTGAACTCGCCAAACACGCCGTGTCCGAGGGCACCAAAGCCGTCACCAAGTACACCAGCTCCAAGTAAAGCGTCGCTTTCATCCGCCGcacacaaaggctcttttaagagccacccatgACGTCACTAAAGAGCTTCTAATATTGGGTTTGTAGGAGTCTTGTTGGATCTTTGCACGTCTCATTAatgaacatttatattattttattatacgaATAAGTTAATATTCCGTCTCGTGTTGTATCTCAAATGAGGAACACGAGTTTGTTTAAATCCTGACTATAGATCGTCACTTGCCTTGGAAATATAGGTGCAGAACAATTGAATGTTCATGTGTCTGTGTAGGGGGTCAATAAATGTCAACTAATCTCGTTGTCTTTAATCTCAACATAAAGGTCCAGTTAATAATTTCGTTTCAATTCATTTGTACAACTTCAAACTGAAAGTTCTAGGAGCCAAACTTTGGCATGTTCTGTTTGAAAACGATGAATATACAATTTTCCTTGCAACAAAACAATTTGattgtacatatttttctttatctaATTCTCACTTTTGATGAACTGTGTCTAATGTAAAAGCTATTTTGTTGACGTCAAAATTATAAGAAAAACCTAACAttgcattgtttaaattaatgtttaaggaaaatgttgttgatttaataaCACATAAAATGAGTAGAAATAAAGAATCATATCACTGCAATCATGTGCCACAGATTTAAGCAATGCATTGTGGCCTTTGTTTTTGAAGAAACAAAATGGCACTCAAGAAAACAAATTTTAGAGGAGATTAGATATTTGAATCTGACTGCAGTAATGagtgtgttgttttaaaggtctcatgaactgtgcttgtttatcgtttatactgttatatgaggtctacatATGGAGTTTGTGTggttttacatccaaaaacatccaaatcaataagtaataggctattttctacccaggttttgaggcccgctctacaaacgctcggtttttATTGGTGTGCCGCATTGAAGGCACTttgaagtaaacgcccactgctttgattggataacagtttgcgtagttggagccttcggTGAATTTGGTTT
Coding sequences within:
- the LOC130420749 gene encoding histone H2A-like codes for the protein MSGRGKTGGKARAKAKTRSSRAGLQFPVGRVHRLLRKGNYAHRVGAGAPVYLAAVLEYLTAEILELAGNAARDNKKTRIIPRHLQLAVRNDEELNKLLGRVTIAQGGVLPNIQAVLLPKKTEKPAKTK
- the LOC130420816 gene encoding histone H4, whose translation is MSGRGKGGKGLGKGGAKRHRKVLRDNIQGITKPAIRRLARRGGVKRISGLIYEETRGVLKVFLENVIRDAVTYTEHAKRKTVTAMDVVYALKRQGRTLYGFGG
- the LOC130420788 gene encoding histone H2B-like; amino-acid sequence: MPEPAKPAPKKGSKKAVTKTAVKGGKKRRKSRKESYAIYVYKVLKQVHPDTGISSKAMGIMNSFVNDIFERIASESSRLAHYNKRSTITSREIQTAVRLLLPGELAKHAVSEGTKAVTKYTSSK